One genomic segment of Desulforamulus reducens MI-1 includes these proteins:
- a CDS encoding pro-sigmaK processing inhibitor BofA family protein, producing MEWKTIVLSLLGLFGLYLFGTIFARPLVLLGKLGLSLVVGGVLLALVNFVCSGLGIHIAMNPVTLITAGILQIPGIVLLVLANYVVL from the coding sequence TTGGAATGGAAAACCATTGTGCTTAGTTTGCTGGGCCTTTTTGGTTTATACCTTTTTGGGACAATCTTTGCTCGACCGCTGGTCCTACTTGGCAAATTGGGGTTATCACTGGTTGTTGGCGGGGTATTACTGGCCCTAGTAAACTTTGTTTGCAGCGGGCTGGGAATTCATATTGCAATGAATCCCGTTACACTGATCACTGCGGGTATTTTACAAATCCCGGGAATTGTACTTCTAGTACTGGCAAATTACGTAGTTCTTTAA
- a CDS encoding transketolase C-terminal domain-containing protein: MSEKPITGEKRAFMTGNEVVAWACLAAGADIMYGYPITPQNEIMHYWTRQIPKYGRKFLQTEDELSAGFTTVGGVLAGLKAFTATAGPGNTLMQEPMSMAEMMRLPVVTIVQQRGGPSTATVIYSQQEVTLTTQGGNGEGMRIVYSPSNHQELFDYTIKAFNTAWKYRFPTFVLGDGYQAKLRESVTLYDPEEKGIERVPSEKYVGKPGTPGVDREPGHYRNTYNTEEELFEVLQQHFADFEKMTPEVVEYAQDNVEDADLVIVAHGVVFRGVRDAVKELREAGYKVGFFRPITLRPFPAEQLKAIANKTKKLLIAESAQGQLAKLVKDAIYGASAEIVPMFRPGVGITTEQIVAKVKEVL; the protein is encoded by the coding sequence ATGTCCGAAAAACCCATTACCGGAGAAAAACGGGCGTTCATGACTGGTAACGAGGTAGTTGCCTGGGCTTGTTTAGCAGCAGGTGCCGATATTATGTACGGCTATCCCATTACCCCGCAGAACGAAATTATGCACTACTGGACCCGTCAAATCCCCAAGTATGGCCGTAAATTCCTGCAAACCGAAGACGAGCTGTCTGCTGGTTTTACCACAGTGGGTGGTGTTTTAGCAGGTCTGAAGGCTTTTACCGCCACCGCCGGTCCTGGTAACACACTGATGCAGGAACCCATGTCCATGGCTGAAATGATGCGACTGCCAGTCGTAACCATTGTTCAGCAGCGTGGTGGCCCGTCCACTGCGACAGTTATTTACTCCCAGCAGGAAGTTACTCTGACCACCCAAGGTGGTAACGGTGAGGGAATGCGTATTGTCTATTCCCCCAGCAACCACCAAGAACTGTTTGATTATACCATCAAAGCTTTCAATACCGCATGGAAATATCGTTTCCCCACCTTTGTGCTGGGCGATGGTTATCAAGCAAAATTACGTGAATCTGTAACTCTGTATGATCCTGAAGAAAAAGGGATTGAAAGAGTACCCTCAGAGAAATATGTTGGTAAACCAGGAACTCCTGGTGTAGATCGCGAACCCGGACATTACCGTAACACCTATAACACCGAAGAAGAACTCTTTGAAGTGCTGCAACAACATTTTGCCGACTTCGAAAAAATGACTCCTGAAGTAGTAGAATATGCTCAGGACAATGTAGAAGATGCTGATCTGGTAATCGTAGCTCACGGTGTGGTTTTCCGTGGCGTACGGGATGCCGTAAAAGAATTAAGAGAAGCGGGCTACAAGGTAGGTTTCTTCCGTCCCATTACCCTCCGCCCCTTCCCTGCGGAGCAGCTCAAGGCCATTGCTAACAAAACCAAAAAACTGCTGATTGCTGAGTCCGCCCAGGGTCAGTTGGCTAAACTGGTTAAGGATGCCATTTACGGTGCATCTGCTGAAATTGTACCTATGTTCCGTCCCGGTGTAGGTATCACCACAGAACAAATTGTGGCAAAAGTTAAAGAGGTGCTCTAA
- a CDS encoding thiamine pyrophosphate-dependent enzyme → MSVSPQPAMPKSWRVESKPHKFCPGCGHGLVLKCLGEAIDELGIQDKVVFGCDIGCSLLSWDFFNCDSVQTHHGRTTPVMTGIKRANPDAICVAYMGDGGGYAIGIGGIVNAAARNEKVTVLLANNTVYAMTGGQMSPCTMPGQKVETAPYGRDPEATGMPTQGPEMISAITGDGAYVARGTTSNLKQLKSYIKKALQNQMEGNGFSFVEALAGCPTNWRTNAEKTWAFIEKEMPQYYKVGEKKNPFEAKKEAQQNG, encoded by the coding sequence ATGTCTGTGTCTCCACAGCCTGCCATGCCTAAAAGCTGGCGTGTAGAAAGTAAGCCCCATAAATTCTGTCCCGGTTGCGGCCACGGCCTGGTATTAAAATGCCTGGGTGAAGCCATTGATGAACTGGGTATTCAAGATAAAGTCGTATTCGGATGTGACATTGGATGTTCTTTGCTGTCCTGGGATTTCTTCAACTGTGACAGTGTACAAACCCACCACGGTCGTACCACCCCGGTAATGACCGGTATCAAGCGTGCAAATCCCGACGCGATCTGTGTAGCTTACATGGGTGATGGCGGCGGTTATGCCATTGGTATTGGCGGTATTGTTAACGCTGCTGCCCGTAACGAGAAAGTAACTGTACTGCTGGCCAACAACACCGTTTATGCCATGACCGGTGGTCAGATGTCCCCCTGTACCATGCCTGGACAAAAGGTTGAAACAGCTCCCTATGGACGTGACCCTGAAGCAACTGGTATGCCCACCCAGGGACCTGAAATGATCTCTGCCATCACTGGAGACGGTGCCTATGTTGCCCGCGGTACCACTTCTAACTTAAAGCAATTAAAGAGTTATATTAAAAAAGCGCTACAAAACCAAATGGAAGGCAACGGCTTCTCCTTCGTAGAAGCACTGGCTGGCTGTCCCACCAACTGGCGGACCAATGCTGAGAAGACCTGGGCCTTTATTGAAAAAGAAATGCCTCAGTACTATAAAGTAGGGGAAAAGAAAAATCCCTTTGAGGCTAAAAAGGAGGCTCAGCAGAATGGCTAA
- a CDS encoding 2-oxoacid:acceptor oxidoreductase family protein — protein sequence MAKAVKICLAGEGGQGVQSVAEILAAAANAEGREALYIPNFGVEQRGGVSIAYLQIADNAIGAPKFDKADILVALSDRAVRRCKQYVDANTVYVYDTSIEGVEKDVPQEGEAKKVLAIPALEISKNELHPRVFNILIMGAVIGATGVIPVEAAKAAIEKKLGYKFEQNPQLRELNFKAIDRGIELMK from the coding sequence ATGGCTAAAGCTGTAAAAATCTGCTTGGCCGGTGAAGGTGGCCAGGGTGTTCAATCCGTAGCAGAAATTCTTGCTGCTGCTGCCAATGCAGAGGGCCGCGAAGCACTCTACATTCCTAACTTTGGTGTTGAGCAGCGTGGTGGTGTATCCATCGCATATCTTCAGATTGCTGATAATGCAATTGGCGCTCCTAAATTTGACAAGGCAGATATTCTGGTTGCTTTAAGTGATCGGGCTGTACGTCGTTGCAAACAATATGTCGACGCCAATACCGTTTATGTATACGACACCAGCATCGAGGGTGTAGAAAAGGATGTTCCCCAGGAAGGTGAAGCTAAGAAGGTATTAGCTATTCCAGCCCTGGAAATTTCCAAAAACGAACTGCATCCCCGGGTGTTTAACATTCTGATCATGGGTGCTGTTATTGGTGCCACCGGAGTGATTCCTGTGGAAGCTGCCAAGGCTGCCATTGAAAAGAAATTGGGTTACAAATTTGAACAGAATCCTCAGCTGCGTGAACTGAACTTCAAGGCCATTGATCGCGGCATTGAGCTAATGAAATAG